CTCTCCGCACTCCTCATCACGTCAGGACCAAACCTGGGGCTCCATAGGGTCTCAGCTTCCTGGCAATGGCATCTGCGGTCGTCTCCTGGGAGATCTGCACTGTGAGTTCTAGGGAGGGAACACGAGGGGCAGTGGTCATTATCACGTCCTTTCAATCTCACTCCCCACTTATTAGCCCTGGGCTGGGTTAGAGaaacatcgtgtgtgtgtgtgtgtgtgtgtgtgtgtgtgtgtgtgtgtgtgtagagaaatgaagtttaaaaaatgacacggagtgtgtgtgtgtgtgtgtgtgtgtacatgcactgGGTTAGAGaaacatcgtgtgtgtgtgtgtgtatgtgtgctgggTTAGAGaaacatcgtgtgtgtgtgtgtgtgtagagaaatGATGTTTAAAAAGCGACacagagggggtgtgtgtgtgtgtctgtctgtctgtacaATGGTGGATGGGGGGTTTGGTTAGGCCAGCACAGGTCAGAGGTCCAAATTCATATGGGTACCTGGGTCTTGTTAACCAGACTAGCTCGATAGGCCTGGAAGCCCCTCTGGCAGGTAGCAGCaggggacagaaggagcctgCGAGGGGATGCAGAGGACCGGAGAACCAGAAGGAGGAAAAGCTGGGACCAGCTGAGGGGTGGATCCACAGCGGCCAAAGAGCCCAGTGTAACCCTCCCTAGCCAAAGCCTCCTCCATCCCGCCCCTCGGCGTGGCACCCCACCTACCATCCTGGCTGAGCCCTGAGCCCACCATGGTCTCGTGGCCGCTGTCTGGGGCGGTGGCAGCTGGGGCGGCCGCCCGGCTTGAGCGCCCCTCTGCCGTCTGCGGGCGGGCGCGGCTCTTGCGGGTACTGATGCGAATGATGCCGCGCACCAGGCGGCCCTCAGCGTCCTGCTCATCCAGGTGGTAGTCCTGGGTGATGCTGCTGATAAGGTCCGAGATCTTACTGGTCTTCTCCAGGAACACAGTGTCTGAGGTGCACTTGGCCAGCTCATCGATCTGGTGTACGCTGAACAGCTCTGTCAGCTTCTTGAAGATGAGCACGTCGATCTCTCGGCTGGACATGGAGCCACTGCCTATCTCGGGCAGGTCCAGGTCCGACTCGTGGAAGGAGTAGTACTCCTCGGAGCCCCGGGGACTGCTGGCGAGGGTGCTAGGCAGGCTGTGCCGCATGGGCGGGGGGTCAGCCAGCGGCTCCTTGCAGCAGGAGTCCGCGtcgggggcgggggaggtggCGCTGCGGTAGGGGTACACTGGGATGCCTTTGAGCTTGACGTCGGGGTAGCTGAAGCTGCTCCCCATGGCCGACTTGAGCCGCTGGCCATCCCGCCGGCTGGGAGGCGCATGGTCAGGGCTGGGGGGCACGCCGTTGTGTTCCTTGACCCAGCTGGCTTCGGCCGCCCCTTCAGGGGAGTCCCCCGAGGACAAGCAGGGGCTGCAGCCCCGCGCACAGGCCCCGCAGCGCTGGAGGCAGTCCCGGCAGCGGCGGAAGCAGAAGGCCGCCCGGCACCAGTCCCACACCCAGGGTCGCCAGAGCAGACAGCAGGCAGGGGGCTCGGGAGTctgctcggcagagccagagatgAAGGTAAGGCTCTCGGGCCCGTGGTGCCCGGGGTCCTTGGGGTCTGGCCTGCGGGTGCGGCGGCTCGGTGGGGCCCGGGATGGCTCATCGTAGGTCTCCAGGCATAGCTCTGCTGGCCGCTCCCACGGTCCCAAGCGTGGGGGCCCGGATGATGGGCGGGGGTGTCCGGGGCGGGGCATGGCTCACTGCATCGTCCGCTGTAGCCAGACGCCTGTGAGGGAGAGGCCGGGAGGGAGACAGGGTCAGAGGCTGGGGCACGTGCCTGCGCTGGGACCTAAGGAGCTTCGGACTTCTGGCTTCTGAGGTCTGTGATGTGGATGGGCCCAAGGATGCCCATGAACCCCGTCCCCTTGCTTCCCTAAAGAGGAAATTCTCTCTGTGCTCTAACCTATATGTCAAAACCTCCTGGGACTTCACACCCACTGGGATGGCaactattaa
The sequence above is a segment of the Dama dama isolate Ldn47 chromosome 8, ASM3311817v1, whole genome shotgun sequence genome. Coding sequences within it:
- the KDF1 gene encoding keratinocyte differentiation factor 1 translates to MPRPGHPRPSSGPPRLGPWERPAELCLETYDEPSRAPPSRRTRRPDPKDPGHHGPESLTFISGSAEQTPEPPACCLLWRPWVWDWCRAAFCFRRCRDCLQRCGACARGCSPCLSSGDSPEGAAEASWVKEHNGVPPSPDHAPPSRRDGQRLKSAMGSSFSYPDVKLKGIPVYPYRSATSPAPDADSCCKEPLADPPPMRHSLPSTLASSPRGSEEYYSFHESDLDLPEIGSGSMSSREIDVLIFKKLTELFSVHQIDELAKCTSDTVFLEKTSKISDLISSITQDYHLDEQDAEGRLVRGIIRISTRKSRARPQTAEGRSSRAAAPAATAPDSGHETMVGSGLSQDELTVQISQETTADAIARKLRPYGAPGYPASHDSSFQGTDTDSSGAPLLQVTC